The Inediibacterium massiliense genome has a segment encoding these proteins:
- a CDS encoding transposase domain-containing protein, translating into MIETATENRLKPFKYLTYIFEKFPNIDTKNTVELDALLLWSYLISNKIRLKTKD; encoded by the coding sequence ATCATTGAAACAGCTACAGAAAATAGGCTCAAGCCATTCAAATATCTAACCTATATTTTTGAAAAATTTCCAAACATCGATACCAAAAACACCGTTGAGTTAGACGCTTTGTTACTATGGTCATATTTAATATCTAATAAAATCAGATTAAAAACAAAAGACTAA
- a CDS encoding ABC transporter ATP-binding protein yields MEKIVEVKNVSMHYHTLERETHALRNLSFCVYKGEMVAIVGPSGCGKSTILSIISGLLKPSSGEVRVNAKTVNGSNKEIGYMFQKDHLFEWRNILNNVLIGLEIQNKLNEKTKARTQKLLDVYGLGDFKDHYPSQLSGGMRQRVALIRTLAIEPELLLLDEPFSALDYQTRLAVSDDIGKILKKEKKTAIMVTHDIAEAMSPKRQTNLWHKKKSKDI; encoded by the coding sequence ATGGAAAAAATTGTGGAGGTTAAAAATGTATCTATGCATTATCATACATTAGAACGTGAAACTCATGCTCTTAGAAACTTATCTTTTTGTGTATATAAAGGTGAAATGGTAGCCATTGTAGGACCTAGTGGTTGTGGAAAATCAACTATACTTTCTATCATATCAGGACTTTTAAAACCTTCTTCTGGAGAAGTAAGAGTAAATGCAAAAACAGTAAATGGTTCCAATAAAGAAATAGGATATATGTTTCAAAAAGATCATTTATTTGAATGGAGAAATATTTTGAATAATGTACTCATTGGTCTTGAAATTCAAAATAAATTGAATGAAAAAACAAAAGCTAGAACTCAAAAGCTATTAGATGTGTATGGATTAGGAGATTTTAAAGATCACTACCCAAGCCAGCTATCAGGAGGAATGAGACAAAGAGTAGCACTCATTAGAACATTAGCAATCGAACCTGAACTATTACTTTTAGATGAACCTTTTTCTGCTCTCGACTATCAAACTCGACTTGCCGTATCAGATGATATAGGAAAAATTCTAAAAAAAGAAAAGAAAACTGCCATTATGGTAACGCATGACATAGCAGAAGCTATGTCTCCCAAAAGACAGACAAATTTGTGGCATAAAAAAAAATCCAAGGACATATGA
- the gcvT gene encoding glycine cleavage system aminomethyltransferase GcvT, protein MDQLKETPLFECHRKYGGKIIDFAGWALPVQYEGIKVEHEAVRNFAGIFDVSHMGEIEITGKEASDFVQNLITNDISVLKDHQVVYTFMCYPHGGIVDDFLVYKFDKNHFYLVVNASNIQKDFQWMKENSTDYDVKIENISEDVSEIAIQGPNAQKILQKLTDTDLSEIKFFYCKRNVSVVSANCLISRTGYTGEDGFEIYLSNEDVKMLWEKLMEAGKEYGLKPAGLGARDTLRFEVALPLYGNELSKDITPLEAGLGFFVKLDKPNFIGKEGLKKQKSEGLKRKIVGFEMIDKGIPRNGYEVMAEGKTIGFVTTGYAAPTVKKNIGMAMVDIEYSKLDTPIEIKIRNKILKAKVVNKKFYQKNYKK, encoded by the coding sequence ATGGATCAATTAAAAGAAACACCTTTATTTGAGTGCCATAGAAAATATGGAGGTAAAATTATTGATTTTGCAGGATGGGCACTTCCAGTGCAATATGAAGGGATCAAAGTAGAGCATGAAGCAGTTAGAAATTTTGCAGGAATTTTTGATGTATCTCATATGGGAGAGATAGAAATCACAGGAAAGGAAGCTTCTGATTTTGTGCAAAATTTGATTACTAATGATATTTCGGTACTTAAGGATCATCAGGTTGTATATACTTTTATGTGTTATCCTCATGGGGGTATTGTAGATGACTTTTTAGTGTATAAGTTTGATAAAAATCATTTTTATCTCGTGGTGAATGCAAGTAATATACAAAAAGATTTTCAGTGGATGAAAGAAAATAGTACAGATTATGATGTGAAAATTGAAAATATATCAGAAGATGTATCTGAAATCGCCATCCAAGGACCTAATGCACAAAAAATATTACAAAAGTTAACGGATACAGACCTTTCAGAAATCAAATTTTTCTATTGTAAAAGAAATGTATCTGTTGTATCTGCAAATTGCTTAATATCAAGAACTGGATATACAGGAGAAGATGGCTTTGAAATTTATTTATCTAATGAGGACGTAAAGATGTTATGGGAAAAATTAATGGAAGCAGGAAAAGAATATGGATTAAAGCCAGCGGGACTTGGAGCGCGCGATACTTTAAGATTTGAGGTAGCACTACCCCTTTATGGAAACGAACTTTCAAAAGATATTACTCCATTAGAAGCGGGATTAGGCTTTTTTGTGAAACTGGATAAACCAAATTTTATTGGAAAAGAAGGATTAAAAAAGCAAAAATCTGAAGGACTCAAAAGAAAAATTGTGGGGTTTGAAATGATAGATAAAGGAATTCCAAGAAATGGATATGAGGTAATGGCTGAGGGTAAAACAATTGGTTTTGTAACTACTGGTTATGCAGCTCCTACAGTAAAGAAAAATATTGGAATGGCAATGGTGGACATAGAATATTCAAAGCTAGATACGCCTATAGAAATAAAGATAAGAAATAAAATATTAAAAGCGAAGGTTGTTAATAAGAAATTTTATCAAAAAAATTATAAAAAATAA
- the gcvH gene encoding glycine cleavage system protein GcvH — protein sequence MKIIEGLYYSKEHEWVKVEGEKAYIGITDYAQNALGEIVYVEMPEIDDEFRIGDVFGVVESVKAASDVYLPISGKVIEINEELEDQPQLLNEKPYESWILIVELSDQSEINQLMDSKGYEEFCKEENH from the coding sequence ATGAAAATTATAGAAGGATTGTATTATTCAAAAGAGCATGAATGGGTGAAGGTAGAAGGAGAAAAAGCTTATATTGGTATTACTGATTATGCACAGAATGCATTAGGTGAAATTGTTTATGTAGAGATGCCAGAGATAGATGATGAATTTAGGATTGGAGATGTTTTTGGAGTTGTAGAATCTGTGAAAGCAGCTTCTGATGTATACTTGCCTATTTCTGGAAAAGTTATAGAAATTAATGAAGAGTTAGAAGATCAACCCCAACTATTGAATGAAAAACCTTACGAAAGTTGGATATTAATAGTAGAATTGTCTGATCAATCTGAAATCAATCAGTTAATGGATTCTAAAGGATACGAGGAATTTTGTAAAGAAGAAAATCATTAA
- the gcvPA gene encoding aminomethyl-transferring glycine dehydrogenase subunit GcvPA yields the protein MHRYIPNTEDDKRYMLNSIGAKSIDDLFEDIPKELRLNRELNIGKSLSEIELVKHMNELANKNKSTNELISFLGAGAYDHYIPAIIKHIATKSEFLTAYTPYQAEISQGTLRVIFEYQTMICNLTGMDVSNASMYDGPTACAEASIMACESTKRKSIIVSKTVHPEVRKVLHTYMRFRKIEVIEVDMNDGVTDIEKLKSIVDKNTSGVIIQNPNFFGIIEDLTEVEKIIHENKGMLITYVDPISLGILKTPEQLGADIAVGEGQALGNNLNYGGPYLGFLATKSKWVRKMPGRIVGQSVDQDGKRAFVLTLQAREQHIRRHKATSNICSNQGLNALMAAVYLTTMGKKGLREVATRCVQKSHYALDKITEGNKFKPLFHKPFFKEFAVTSHIDGKVVNKELLKNGILGGYEIGKDYTELKNGLLFAVTEKRTEEEIHKLSKVLEVIK from the coding sequence ATGCATAGATATATACCCAATACAGAGGATGATAAAAGGTATATGCTAAATTCTATAGGGGCTAAGTCTATAGATGATTTATTTGAAGATATACCAAAGGAGCTTCGATTGAATAGAGAGCTTAATATAGGAAAATCTTTATCAGAAATAGAGCTTGTAAAACATATGAATGAATTGGCTAATAAAAATAAAAGCACCAATGAATTGATTTCTTTCTTAGGAGCAGGAGCTTATGATCACTATATTCCAGCAATTATAAAGCATATTGCTACGAAATCAGAATTTTTGACAGCATATACGCCTTATCAAGCAGAGATTAGTCAAGGAACTTTAAGAGTCATATTTGAATATCAGACTATGATTTGCAATCTTACAGGGATGGATGTATCCAATGCTTCTATGTATGATGGACCAACGGCTTGTGCAGAAGCTTCAATCATGGCTTGTGAAAGCACAAAAAGAAAATCTATCATAGTATCTAAAACAGTTCATCCAGAGGTAAGAAAGGTGTTACATACTTATATGAGATTTAGAAAAATTGAAGTGATAGAAGTAGATATGAACGATGGGGTAACAGATATTGAAAAATTAAAATCGATAGTAGATAAAAATACTTCAGGTGTTATTATTCAAAATCCTAATTTTTTTGGAATCATAGAGGATTTAACAGAAGTAGAAAAAATTATTCATGAAAATAAGGGAATGTTGATTACTTATGTAGATCCAATTTCTCTTGGAATATTAAAAACTCCAGAACAATTAGGAGCAGATATTGCTGTAGGAGAAGGGCAAGCATTAGGAAATAATCTTAATTATGGAGGACCTTATTTAGGATTTTTAGCAACAAAATCTAAATGGGTTAGAAAAATGCCAGGAAGAATTGTGGGGCAATCTGTGGATCAAGATGGAAAGAGAGCTTTTGTACTTACATTACAAGCTAGAGAACAACATATTAGAAGACATAAGGCAACTTCAAATATATGCTCAAACCAAGGACTAAATGCGTTGATGGCAGCTGTTTATCTAACTACTATGGGGAAAAAGGGACTGAGAGAAGTAGCTACAAGATGTGTACAAAAATCTCATTATGCACTAGATAAGATAACAGAGGGAAACAAGTTTAAACCTTTATTTCACAAACCATTTTTTAAAGAATTTGCAGTAACAAGTCATATAGATGGCAAAGTAGTAAATAAAGAGCTTCTTAAAAATGGAATATTGGGTGGATATGAAATAGGCAAGGATTATACAGAACTTAAAAATGGACTATTGTTTGCTGTGACAGAAAAGAGAACAGAGGAAGAAATTCATAAGCTTTCAAAAGTATTGGAGGTGATAAAGTGA
- the gcvPB gene encoding aminomethyl-transferring glycine dehydrogenase subunit GcvPB translates to MKPYDPLIFELSKEGRFAYSLPSCALCDKELIEYIPKEFLNDEEVNLPEVSEVDIIRHYTNLSQLNYGVDTGFYPLGSCTMKYNPKINEDVSSIEGLCHIHPYQPEETVQGSLELMYHLDRMLSEISGMDKTTLQPAAGAHGELTGLMIIKAYHESRKDFKRSKIIVPDAAHGTNPASATVSGFEIVEIQSNQNGGVDVDALKSVLNDEIAGLMLTNPNTLGLFEKNMKTIADLVHEAGGLLYYDGANMNAIMGKTRPGDMGFDVMHYNLHKTFSTPHGGGGPGSGPVGVKEHLIPFLPVPVVEKKNDQYILEYDRPLSIGKVKGFYGNYGVMIKAYAYILSMGGEGIKEVSETAVLNANYMMNKLKEYYFLPIDQICKHEFVLGGIKGEDLEVSTLDVAKRLIDYGYHPPTIYFPLIIKEALMIEPTETESIETLDEFIQAMIKVAKEAKENPEFLKNAPHHTPVRRIDEARAARNLILKWEK, encoded by the coding sequence GTGAAACCATATGATCCACTTATTTTTGAATTATCTAAAGAGGGAAGATTTGCATATTCTCTACCAAGCTGTGCTTTATGTGATAAAGAATTAATAGAATATATTCCTAAAGAGTTTTTAAATGATGAAGAAGTAAATTTACCAGAAGTTAGTGAAGTAGATATTATTCGTCATTATACAAATCTGTCACAACTAAATTATGGAGTAGATACAGGTTTTTATCCTTTAGGATCTTGTACAATGAAGTACAACCCAAAGATCAATGAGGATGTATCATCTATTGAGGGGCTTTGTCATATACATCCTTATCAACCAGAGGAAACAGTACAGGGTTCTTTAGAGCTTATGTATCATTTAGATCGTATGTTATCTGAAATATCTGGTATGGATAAAACGACTCTACAGCCTGCTGCTGGAGCTCATGGAGAGCTTACTGGTCTTATGATAATCAAAGCTTATCATGAAAGTCGAAAAGATTTTAAAAGAAGCAAAATTATAGTACCAGATGCAGCTCATGGTACAAATCCAGCAAGTGCTACAGTTTCTGGATTTGAAATCGTTGAAATTCAATCCAATCAAAATGGAGGCGTAGATGTAGATGCTTTAAAATCTGTTTTGAATGATGAGATTGCAGGACTTATGCTAACCAATCCAAATACACTTGGTCTTTTTGAGAAAAATATGAAAACAATTGCAGATCTTGTCCATGAAGCAGGTGGTCTTTTATATTACGACGGAGCCAATATGAATGCTATTATGGGAAAAACAAGACCTGGAGATATGGGATTTGATGTGATGCATTATAATCTACATAAGACTTTTTCTACACCTCATGGGGGGGGTGGACCAGGAAGTGGTCCAGTAGGAGTCAAAGAACATCTTATTCCTTTTTTACCCGTACCCGTTGTTGAGAAGAAAAATGATCAATATATATTAGAGTATGATCGTCCACTATCTATTGGAAAGGTTAAAGGATTTTATGGGAATTATGGTGTCATGATCAAAGCTTATGCATATATTTTATCAATGGGAGGGGAAGGAATCAAAGAAGTTAGTGAAACAGCAGTTTTAAATGCAAATTATATGATGAATAAACTAAAAGAATACTATTTCTTACCAATAGATCAAATATGTAAGCATGAATTTGTTTTAGGTGGTATAAAGGGAGAGGATTTAGAAGTATCAACTCTAGATGTAGCTAAAAGATTAATTGATTATGGATATCATCCACCAACTATATATTTTCCACTTATTATAAAAGAAGCTTTGATGATTGAGCCTACTGAAACAGAAAGTATTGAGACATTGGATGAATTTATTCAAGCTATGATAAAAGTAGCAAAGGAAGCAAAAGAAAATCCAGAGTTTTTAAAAAATGCTCCACATCATACACCTGTTAGGAGAATTGATGAAGCAAGAGCTGCAAGAAATTTAATATTGAAGTGGGAAAAATAA
- the lpdA gene encoding dihydrolipoyl dehydrogenase: protein MDRDIVILGGGPGGYYAAIRAAQLGAKVTLIEKENLGGTCLNLGCIPTKALYRNAQILNTLKNIDQYGIYVNDYSIDIPKIQERKENIIKQLVEGISKLMEANKVEVIYGKGIFKDQNTVSVTLKDESQIDIKGKNIIIATGSKVLVPPIPGADLEGILTSKEILNFKDIPQRLIIIGGGVIGIEFATIFNALGSKVTVIELYNHILDKVELDLSKRLTVSLKKKGIQIYTGTAANKIQKENNNFVVYAQGKKGELKVEADCVLLASGRAPQVEGINLEEIGIEFDQKGIKIDENFKTNIDHIYAIGDSIGKKMLAHVASHEGIIVSEKIMGIQSTINQEVIPDCVFTFPEIASVGMTEQEAKNKGISYHTSKFLFGANGKALTLGEPEGMVKVISNEKDEILGVHIMGPHASDLIHEGALAVGKKMKADDISNIIHAHPTLSESFAEAILGLKGEAIHMVPSKR, encoded by the coding sequence ATGGATAGAGATATTGTTATTTTAGGAGGAGGACCAGGCGGATATTATGCAGCTATAAGGGCAGCACAATTAGGAGCAAAGGTAACATTAATTGAAAAAGAAAATTTAGGTGGAACCTGTTTAAATTTAGGATGTATACCTACTAAAGCTTTATATAGAAATGCACAAATATTAAATACATTAAAAAATATAGATCAGTATGGGATCTATGTAAATGATTACAGTATAGATATTCCAAAGATACAAGAAAGAAAAGAAAATATTATTAAACAGCTTGTAGAAGGTATATCTAAGCTTATGGAAGCGAATAAAGTGGAAGTAATTTATGGAAAGGGGATATTCAAAGATCAAAATACTGTTTCTGTGACTTTAAAGGATGAAAGTCAAATAGATATAAAAGGTAAAAATATTATTATTGCTACAGGTTCTAAAGTCTTAGTTCCTCCAATCCCAGGAGCAGATTTAGAAGGAATTCTTACCAGCAAAGAAATTTTAAATTTTAAAGATATACCACAGAGACTTATCATTATCGGTGGAGGGGTTATAGGCATAGAATTTGCTACTATTTTTAATGCATTAGGATCAAAAGTTACTGTTATAGAATTATATAATCATATTTTAGATAAAGTAGAATTAGATTTAAGCAAAAGATTGACAGTTTCTCTTAAAAAGAAAGGGATTCAAATATATACTGGTACAGCAGCAAATAAAATCCAAAAAGAGAACAATAATTTTGTTGTTTATGCACAAGGGAAAAAAGGTGAATTAAAAGTAGAAGCAGATTGTGTTTTATTAGCAAGTGGAAGAGCTCCGCAAGTAGAGGGGATCAACCTTGAAGAAATAGGGATTGAATTTGATCAAAAAGGAATCAAAATAGATGAAAATTTTAAAACAAATATAGATCATATTTATGCCATAGGGGATAGTATTGGGAAAAAAATGCTTGCGCATGTAGCTTCACATGAGGGAATTATTGTTTCTGAAAAAATAATGGGAATACAAAGTACAATCAATCAAGAAGTGATTCCAGATTGTGTATTTACTTTCCCAGAAATTGCAAGTGTAGGAATGACAGAACAAGAGGCAAAGAATAAGGGAATTTCATATCATACAAGTAAATTTTTATTTGGAGCCAATGGAAAGGCACTTACATTAGGGGAACCAGAGGGAATGGTAAAAGTAATATCCAATGAAAAAGATGAAATCCTTGGTGTACATATTATGGGACCTCATGCGTCTGATTTGATTCATGAAGGTGCTTTGGCTGTTGGTAAAAAAATGAAAGCAGATGATATTTCAAATATTATTCATGCTCATCCAACATTATCAGAATCTTTTGCAGAAGCTATTTTAGGACTTAAAGGAGAAGCGATCCATATGGTACCTTCGAAAAGATAA
- the lipB gene encoding lipoyl(octanoyl) transferase LipB — MKLNVLFLGKCEYEKALKIQYELLRKRQNNEIEDTLILVEHPPVITLGRRAQKGHILKSKEFLKKEGIDVFQINRGGDVTYHGDGQIVGYPIIHLKSISIGIRNFVNNLEELFIQLLYDKYHIVAGRDPKHTGVWVGEQKIVAIGLAVKRGVTMHGFAFNVNTNLDHFKWIIPCGIENRGVTSIQNMTEKNFDFQKANQFVFNYFLKIFHYETYKEVTLDQLLLEDRREIYESLQKATMA, encoded by the coding sequence GTGAAACTAAATGTTTTATTTCTTGGAAAATGTGAATATGAAAAAGCTTTAAAGATTCAATATGAGCTTTTAAGAAAAAGACAAAATAACGAGATAGAAGATACATTGATTTTAGTAGAACATCCACCAGTCATTACGTTAGGAAGACGAGCACAAAAGGGACATATTTTAAAGAGTAAAGAGTTTTTAAAAAAGGAAGGAATAGATGTATTTCAAATTAATAGGGGTGGAGATGTGACTTATCATGGAGATGGACAAATTGTAGGATATCCAATCATTCATTTAAAAAGCATTTCTATAGGTATAAGAAATTTTGTTAATAATCTTGAGGAATTATTTATTCAGTTACTCTATGATAAATATCATATTGTTGCAGGAAGAGATCCAAAGCATACAGGAGTTTGGGTGGGAGAACAAAAAATTGTGGCAATAGGTTTAGCTGTAAAACGTGGTGTTACAATGCATGGATTTGCTTTTAATGTAAATACAAATCTAGATCATTTTAAGTGGATTATACCATGTGGGATAGAAAATAGAGGCGTTACATCCATTCAAAATATGACTGAAAAAAATTTTGATTTTCAGAAGGCAAATCAATTTGTATTCAATTATTTTTTAAAAATATTTCATTATGAGACATATAAAGAAGTCACTTTAGATCAATTGCTTTTAGAGGATAGGAGGGAGATATATGAAAGTTTACAGAAAGCCACAATGGCTTAG
- the lipA gene encoding lipoyl synthase: MKVYRKPQWLRINLSQGRNLDDVENLLKKYSLNTVCREANCPNRMECFSKKTATFMILGKECSRNCKFCNVSHGELEEVDENEPENVANAALDLKLKHVVITSVTRDDLVDGGAGHFAKVIKTIKSNDPKIIVEVLIPDFKGDDEALSKVVKAKPEIINHNVETVPRLYEKVRPMAIYERSLQLLKNVKMMDNNIFTKSGIMVGLGEREEEVIEVFKDLRKAGCDFLTIGQYLPPSKKHYPLVEYIHPEIFEKYKEEALQLGFCFVASGPFVRSSYHAAEAMKNFQDNEEVLK, encoded by the coding sequence ATGAAAGTTTACAGAAAGCCACAATGGCTTAGAATCAATTTAAGTCAAGGAAGAAATTTAGATGATGTAGAGAATTTACTCAAAAAATATTCTTTAAATACTGTATGCAGAGAAGCAAATTGTCCCAACAGAATGGAATGTTTTAGTAAAAAAACAGCAACCTTTATGATTCTAGGGAAAGAGTGTTCTAGAAATTGCAAATTTTGTAATGTCTCCCATGGAGAATTAGAAGAAGTGGATGAAAATGAACCAGAAAATGTTGCAAATGCAGCATTAGATCTTAAATTAAAGCATGTTGTGATTACTTCAGTAACAAGAGATGATTTAGTAGATGGAGGAGCAGGTCATTTCGCAAAGGTCATAAAGACTATAAAATCAAATGATCCTAAAATCATTGTTGAGGTATTGATTCCAGACTTTAAGGGAGATGATGAAGCTTTAAGCAAAGTGGTAAAAGCAAAGCCTGAGATAATCAATCATAATGTGGAAACAGTTCCAAGATTGTATGAAAAGGTGAGGCCTATGGCTATATATGAACGTTCTTTACAATTATTAAAGAATGTAAAAATGATGGATAACAATATATTTACAAAATCAGGGATTATGGTAGGCCTAGGAGAAAGAGAAGAAGAAGTAATAGAGGTATTCAAAGATTTAAGAAAAGCAGGATGTGATTTTTTAACGATTGGACAATATTTGCCTCCTAGCAAAAAGCATTATCCACTTGTAGAATATATACACCCAGAAATATTTGAAAAATATAAAGAAGAGGCTTTGCAATTAGGATTTTGTTTTGTAGCTTCTGGACCTTTTGTAAGAAGTTCATATCATGCAGCGGAGGCTATGAAGAATTTTCAAGATAATGAAGAAGTTCTTAAATGA
- a CDS encoding DUF421 domain-containing protein — protein MYEKILSTIIRGIITYILTLTLSRFMGRKLISQMTFFDFVVGVSMGSMAANLAMGPNSTPTTASTSLITLSLLAILTGLLHIKSFRIRKIINSEPVILINKGHIVEDNLRRVRLTIEQLTMQLREKNIFNLSDVEFAIFETNGQLSLLPKSDKVPLTPSHMNIPTTSKGLMKDIIIDGNIIDENIKAMGLNIDWLQSQIHMYGIQNPSDVFYAGVDDTHNMYLSKKNNNNTEKHGKYGIE, from the coding sequence ATGTATGAAAAAATACTTTCTACTATTATACGAGGCATTATTACATACATTTTAACATTGACACTTAGCAGATTCATGGGAAGAAAACTTATCTCTCAAATGACCTTTTTTGACTTTGTTGTAGGTGTATCAATGGGTTCAATGGCTGCTAATCTAGCAATGGGCCCAAACAGCACTCCTACTACTGCATCTACTTCTCTCATTACATTATCATTATTAGCAATCTTAACAGGATTGCTCCATATTAAAAGCTTTAGAATAAGGAAAATCATTAATTCAGAGCCAGTTATTTTAATCAATAAAGGGCATATTGTTGAAGATAATTTAAGACGTGTACGTCTTACCATAGAACAACTTACCATGCAATTACGTGAAAAGAACATATTCAATTTATCTGATGTAGAATTTGCTATTTTTGAAACTAATGGACAATTATCTTTACTCCCTAAATCAGATAAAGTGCCTCTTACCCCTTCACATATGAATATTCCAACAACAAGTAAAGGATTAATGAAAGATATTATAATAGATGGAAATATAATAGATGAAAATATTAAAGCTATGGGCCTCAATATAGATTGGCTTCAATCTCAAATTCATATGTATGGAATACAAAATCCTTCAGACGTATTTTATGCCGGGGTGGATGATACACACAATATGTATTTGTCAAAAAAGAATAATAACAACACAGAAAAACATGGTAAATATGGAATAGAATAA
- a CDS encoding cupin domain-containing protein, whose protein sequence is MNTHLIKNIDFAKVIEMESLVEYQEGRVVSRTLAQGKPLSVTLFAFDQGEEISSHSAGGDALVYILDGEAQITIGEEIFTVKKGETIVMPANIPHALLATQRFKMFLIVVFSLS, encoded by the coding sequence ATGAATACACATTTAATAAAAAATATTGATTTTGCAAAGGTAATAGAAATGGAGTCACTAGTAGAATATCAAGAAGGTAGAGTAGTGAGTAGAACATTGGCACAGGGAAAACCATTAAGTGTAACTTTATTTGCCTTTGATCAAGGAGAAGAAATTAGTTCTCATTCTGCAGGTGGAGATGCTTTAGTTTATATATTGGATGGAGAAGCACAAATTACTATAGGAGAAGAAATTTTTACTGTAAAAAAAGGTGAAACTATTGTTATGCCTGCGAATATTCCGCATGCTCTTTTAGCAACACAAAGGTTTAAGATGTTTTTGATTGTTGTATTTAGCCTTTCTTAA
- a CDS encoding DUF3221 domain-containing protein: MYYDPMYFVNSTDLNHQDDYVLDCKMGDVNGDGMIDYVYLIGDKPYEDSPFRNNIRLKIVDGKTHKQTIIPLKQNAGYGPTLFLGDFTKDKIDDILISIDSGGSGGYAFYYIYSFVNNQPKILFDFEKFDSTFIYEVNYKDYYKVEVISKSTNTKYILDITYKGKEYLSEIYDENGKLKEPIQGWVNPLGGLYPIDFQRDGTYELYAEQRIAGRYNADGLGYVQTSLEWKENNFVPFFQTVGIFGGNIDDQEKLPLPNEDIKKDSYEMITGTIKEINTRDGKRSLLIEDEKNFEYIFHIHENTIVIDFEELKVGQKVDIIYNGILTRSIPPQGTAIIVNGLKV; the protein is encoded by the coding sequence ATGTATTATGATCCTATGTATTTTGTAAACTCAACGGATCTGAATCATCAAGACGACTATGTCCTAGATTGTAAAATGGGAGATGTAAATGGAGATGGAATGATAGATTATGTATACTTAATAGGAGATAAACCTTATGAAGACAGTCCATTTAGAAACAACATCAGATTAAAGATTGTAGATGGAAAAACTCATAAGCAGACGATTATACCATTAAAACAAAACGCAGGATATGGTCCAACTTTATTTTTAGGAGATTTTACAAAAGATAAGATAGATGATATTTTGATCAGCATAGATTCTGGTGGAAGTGGAGGATATGCTTTTTACTATATTTATTCTTTTGTAAATAATCAGCCAAAGATTTTATTTGATTTTGAAAAATTTGATAGTACTTTTATATATGAGGTAAATTATAAAGATTACTATAAAGTTGAAGTCATTAGCAAAAGTACCAATACAAAATATATATTAGATATTACTTATAAAGGGAAAGAATATTTATCAGAGATTTATGATGAAAATGGAAAACTCAAAGAGCCCATACAAGGATGGGTCAATCCATTAGGAGGATTATATCCCATTGACTTTCAAAGGGATGGTACTTATGAATTATATGCTGAGCAAAGGATTGCTGGAAGATATAATGCAGACGGATTAGGATATGTTCAAACATCTCTTGAATGGAAAGAAAATAATTTTGTGCCTTTTTTTCAAACAGTGGGAATATTTGGTGGCAATATAGATGATCAGGAAAAATTGCCTCTTCCTAATGAAGATATAAAAAAAGATTCTTATGAAATGATTACAGGTACAATAAAAGAAATCAATACTAGAGATGGGAAAAGGTCCTTGTTGATTGAAGATGAAAAGAATTTTGAATATATTTTTCATATCCATGAGAACACAATTGTAATAGATTTTGAAGAACTTAAAGTAGGGCAAAAAGTAGATATCATTTATAATGGAATTTTAACAAGAAGTATACCTCCTCAAGGAACAGCTATCATTGTAAATGGATTAAAGGTATAA